A region of Dictyostelium discoideum AX4 chromosome 1 chromosome, whole genome shotgun sequence DNA encodes the following proteins:
- a CDS encoding BTB/POZ domain-containing protein — translation MNDEQITTINNHNTLDEQEDEINKLTTSSSSSTSSSPSTSYITLNNAPPPTTTQPKIPIITPPTTTTTTTTTTTSNTANTTINNDSILKLNIGGEIYYTTVSTILSDSNSMFYLMFGTGRFNVQKGDDGTIFIDRDGRYFHYILNWLRSKFIPFIKDDAIRDSVMNEAKYYQITSLIEYMQYQIASQAPPPDIEKFSQKEILQLVNLSHPNQPIQLPSANLSGLDLSGLNLKNANLRFANLEGSLLKYCNLEDANLESANLKNCDLRFSNISCCSLQRAQLQNSQLQYSSFVGSNLSDAELCDAQLQSADFQSANLQGSNLQGANLLDTNLQNAKVQGTSFSRVLNVQRAKNLKR, via the coding sequence ATGAATGATGAACAGataacaacaattaataatcataatactCTAGATGAACAAGAAGAtgaaataaacaaattaacaacatcttcatcatcatcaacttcatcatcaccatcaacttCTTATATTACATTAAATAatgcaccaccaccaacaacaacacaaccaaaaattccaataataacaccaccaacaacaacaacaacaacaaccactactactacttcgAATACTGCTAATActacaataaataatgattcaattttaaaattaaatattggtGGTGAAATTTATTATACGACTGTATCAACGATATTATCAGACTCAAATTcaatgttttatttaatgtttgGTACTGGTAGATTTAATGTACAGAAAGGAGATGATGGTACTATATTTATTGATAGAGATGGTAGATATTTTCATTACATATTGAATTGGTTAAGATCAAAATTTATACCATTCATAAAGGATGATGCCATAAGGGATAGTGTTATGAATGAGGCtaaatattatcaaatcaCAAGTTTAATAGAGTATATGCAATACCAAATAGCATCACAAGCACCACCACCCGATATTGAAAAATTCTcacaaaaagaaatattacaATTGGTGAATCTATCACACCCAAACCAACCTATTCAATTACCGTCTGCCAATCTATCAGGTTTGGATTTATCAGgtttgaatttaaagaatgCTAATCTTAGATTTGCAAATTTAGAAGGTTCTCTATTGAAATATTGTAATTTGGAGGATGCAAATCTTGAATCTGCAAATCTTAAAAACTGTGATCTtagattttcaaatatttcatGTTGCAGTCTACAAAGAGCTCAACTTCAAAATTCACAACTTCAATACTCTTCCTTTGTTGGCTCAAATCTATCTGATGCTGAATTATGTGATGCACAACTTCAAAGTGCTGATTTTCAAAGTGCAAATCTTCAAGGTTCAAATCTTCAAGGTGCAAATCTGTTAGATacaaatttacaaaatgCAAAAGTTCAAGGTACTTCATTTAGTAGAGTTCTTAATGTTCAACGtgctaaaaatttaaaaagataa
- the cnrC gene encoding hypothetical protein yields the protein MFSKKISLYNKTNGKKDNSSKVFLFVILFVVLVIVFVQSLSISQFNNEISQTTSITIDTKESNDNNNLIINKNNNNENINNNNNNDNNESDEDALLRKQHQEFKEAEEKANKGKSLSYATRSYATRKPKEKSEQQIENEKLTLLEKDILRGRVFKEFKDEVEILKSLDTDPGYASILNLPDYKPPTGDELVDKVKDTTWKLSKEENPFYLPKPHIFIHVPKAAGSSLGGIFKRNEKRDKFAHHWKHPSYSELESTMQKDSIFGHIRYGLHFYFNDNDPTRVPENPYGLNKYSYMTMLREPVDRVISNYYYHRQNRKDPFHELAMNHNLTEWIKVAAAGNNEQARMICGMGWEDFGNQTIYDMALHHLKYTFKFVGITEQFTESLVLFSHYSGFQNIRYSKINTGRQRVSVDKIPDDLRKEIEERNWIDVALYKMALDIYNKQIDQIGRDFFEQEVAAYKDRYLSGKYKVPNILHTTKPVEQTQQQQQ from the coding sequence atgttttcaaaaaaaatatcattgtataataaaactaatggaaaaaaagataattcatcaaaagtatttttatttgtaatattatttgttgttttagtaattgtttttgtGCAAAGTTTAAGTATTTCACAATTTAACAATGAAATCTCACAAACAACCTCAATAACTATAGATACTAAAGaaagtaatgataataataatttaattattaataaaaataataataatgaaaatataaataataataataataatgataataatgaaagtgATGAAGATGCATTATTAAGAAAACAACATCAAGAATTTAAAGAAGCAGAAGAGAAAGCAAATAAAGGAAAAAGTTTATCATATGCAACAAGATCATATGCAACTAGAAAACCAAAAGAAAAATCAGaacaacaaattgaaaatgaaaaattaacattattaGAGAAAGATATTTTAAGAGGTAGAGTTTTTAAAGAGTTTAAAGATGAAgttgaaatattaaagagTCTTGACACTGATCCAGGTTATGCAAGCATATTGAATTTACCAGATTATAAGCCACCAACAGGTGACGAATTGGTAGACAAAGTTAAAGATACCACATGGAAATTAAGTAAAGAGGAAAACCCATTCTATTTACCAAAACCACATATTTTCATCCACGTTCCAAAGGCAGCAGGAAGCAGTTTGGGTGGAATTTTCAAGAGAAATGAAAAGCGTGATAAATTTGCGCACCATTGGAAACATCCATCCTATTCAGAACTTGAAAGTACTATGCAAAAAGATTCAATTTTCGGACATATTAGATACGGTCTTCATTTCTATTTCAATGATAATGACCCAACTAGAGTACCAGAGAATCCATATGGTTTAAATAAGTATTCCTATATGACAATGTTAAGAGAACCAGTGGATAGAGTCATCtcaaattactattatcatagACAAAATAGAAAAGATCCATTCCATGAATTAGCAATGAATCATAATTTAACAGAATGGATTAAAGTTGCTGCAGCTGGTAATAATGAGCAAGCCAGAATGATTTGTGGTATGGGTTGGGAGGATTTCGGTAACCAAACCATCTACGATATGGCACtccatcatttaaaatacacttttaaatttgtcGGTATAACTGAACAATTTACAGAGAgtttggttttattttcCCATTATAGTggttttcaaaatattagaTACTCTAAAATCAATACCGGTAGACAAAGAGTATCTGTTGATAAAATTCCTGACGATTTAAGAAAAGAGATTGAAGAAAGAAATTGGATAGATGTTGCACTCTATAAAATGGCTTTAGATATctataataaacaaattgatCAAATTGGTAGAGATTTCTTTGAACAAGAAGTAGCCGCTTACAAAGATAGATATTTATCTGGAAAATATAAAGTACCAAATATTTTACATACAACTAAACCAGTTGAAcaaactcaacaacaacaacaataa
- the cnrI gene encoding SET domain-containing protein: MIKALAAVKKQIEEINEYEKRIGPDCNLSQFQVTLENFNKLRQAQNAVILAKQSKANSGKIVEPTEAQLVANFIEWLKGKGFDESKCKVKIDRNTSEGTGLVATQDIKEGEDFVEIPSNLFITTAVAFQGLGKPPILENDRLIQSIPGILLSIFLVKELSNPTSEWGPYIKLLPKQYNTVYYWGLKEFTQFRGSPNLEYAMRYVRGAMRQYCYLYSMIDRTQSNIMPISSFTWDAFVWAISTVQSRQNPVYAGNGNGSIMALIPFWDFCNHSSTGSKITSFYHMDSNCMTSGAIKDFKKGEQVYMFYGPRDNTQLLMHAGFATKTNLHDSYPFELHLLEGNHEIRHDKVHLLEERGIRDGVVVNLNQNPTSNELPLELIPFYRIYALSEQETRAIAPPQVPGEHNHHHGHQLELKPLAFKIITQENEEKAYSNLVQALKGKLASYPTTLEEDEQELKKNPPANQRFILYTKINEKKILDRNIKYLESLIKKGVMNVTFKLPELVEHTEHANHDHEHGDNCNHEDHGSHGHSHGGDDSHGHSHGGNDNHNHSHGGHGHSHQHGANCNH, from the exons ATGATCAAAGCATTAGCAGCagttaaaaaacaaattgaagaaataaatgaat atgaaaaaagAATTGGACCAGATTGTAATTTATCACAATTCCAAGTAACATTAgagaattttaataaattaagacAAGCACAAAATGCAGTTATATTAGCTAAACAAAGTAAAGCAAATAGTGGTAAGATAGTTGAACCAACCGAAGCACAATTGGTAGCCAATTTCATTGAATGGTTAAAGGGTAAAGGATTTGATGAAAGTAAATGTAAAGTAAAGATTGATAGAAACACATCAGAGGGTACTGGTTTAGTTGCAACTCAAGACATTAAAGAGGGAGAGGATTTTGTAGAGATACCAAGCAACCTTTTCATTACGACTGCAGTAGCATTCCAGGGATTGGGAAAACCACCAATTTTAGAGAATGACCGTTTAATTCAATCGATTCCaggtattttattatcaatttttttagttaAGGAATTGTCCAACCCAACCTCTGAATGGGGACCATATATAAAACTATTACCAAAACAATACAACACCGTCTATTATTGGGGTCTCAAGGAGTTTACCCAATTCAGAGGCTCACCAAATTTAGAGTATGCCATGAGATATGTTCGTGGTGCCATGCGTCAATATTGTTATCTCTACTCAATGATTGATCGTACTCAAAGTAATATTATgccaatttcatcatttacaTGGGATGCCTTTGTTTGGGCCATTTCAACCGTTCAATCACGTCAAAATCCAGTCTATGcaggtaatggtaatggtagtaTTATGGCTTTGATTCCATTTTGGGATTTCTGTAATCACTCAAGCACCGGTAGCAAAATCACCTCATTCTATCACATGGATTCCAATTGTATGACCAGTGGCGCCATAAAGGATTTTAAAAAGGGTGAGCAAGTTTACATGTTCTATGGACCACGTGATAACACTCAATTGTTAATGCATGCTGGTTTCGCAACTAAAACCAATCTCCATGATTCTTATCCATTCGAATTACATTTGTTAGAAGGTAATCATGAAATTCGTCATGATAAAGTTCATCTCCTCGAAGAACGTGGTATTAGAGATGGTGTCGTTGTAAACTTAAATCAAAATCCAACCTCAAATGAACTCCCACTCGAATTGATTCCATTCTATCGTATCTATGCCCTCAGTGAACAAGAAACTCGTGCAATCGCACCACCACAAGTACCTGGTGAacataatcatcatcatggCCATCAACTCGAACTTAAACCATTGgctttcaaaattatcactCAAGAGAATGAAGAGAAAGCTTATTCAAATTTGGTTCAAGCACTCAAAGGTAAACTTGCTTCTTATCCAACCACTTTAGAAGAGGATGAACaagaattgaaaaagaatccACCTGCAAATCAAAGATTCATTTTATACACTAAAATCaatgaaaagaaaattttagaTAGAAATATCAAATATCttgaatctttaattaaaaaaggtgTTATGAATGTTACCTTCAAATTACCAGAATTAGTTGAACATACTGAACATGCTAATCATGATCATGAACATGGTGATAATTGTAATCATGAAGATCATGGTAGTCATGGTCATTCtcatggtggtgatgatagTCATGGTCACTCTCATGGTGGTAATgataatcataatcattcACATGGTGGTCATGGTCATTCACATCAACATGGTGCAAATTGTAaccattaa